The nucleotide sequence TCGGCAATCTCAAATCCGCAATCACTTGCGATGCTTGCCCCACACCTCTTCATTCACGAGATTCGGCGGCTTCTCGCCCCGCAAACCGGCAAGCAAATTGGTTACGGCCATGGTGGCCATTTTATTGCGCGTTTCAATCGTAGCACTGGCGGTGTGCGGCGTGAGCACGACATTCTCCAGCGGCAACAAGCCGGGATGCACCGCCGGTTCGTTTTCGTAAACATCGAGCGCTGCGCCGGCAATGACATTCTTTT is from Cytophagia bacterium CHB2 and encodes:
- a CDS encoding D-glycerate dehydrogenase, whose translation is KNVIAGAALDVYENEPAVHPGLLPLENVVLTPHTASATIETRNKMATMAVTNLLAGLRGEKPPNLVNEEVWGKHRK